ATCATGAATGCCCAAGCTCTAGTTTTGACAGATAATGCTGCCAATAAGGTACGCCAACTCCGTGATAGTGAAGGGAATGACGATCTCATGTTACGTGTATATGTAACAGGAGGCGGGTGTTCAGGGTTTTCGTATGGCTTCAATTTTGCTGAAAGCGTAAATGAAGATGATGCAGAATTCGTAAATGGCGATGTAAAAATGCTTGTTGATTCACTTAGCTATCAATATTTAATTGGCTCAGTGGTTGACTATGTAGAAGGTCTTGAAGGCTCACGTTTTATTATCCAAAACCCAAATGCAACAACAACATGTGGTTGTGGTTCTTCTTTCTCGATTTAAAAAAATTTTAAAATTAAAAAAACCTCTCTATTTTGAGAGGTTTTTTATTGGTCAGATCATTATTTTTTACGGACAGATTCTAAAAAATATTGTACCAGTTCAGGAGCATTCTGATATGGAATCCAATGAGATGCATCCATAAAAACTGCCTCATAACTATTTTTAAAATAATGTGAGTTTAGCTCGGCACTTTTTTCTGTAACGGCAATATCATGTTTGCCCCAAATAAAGAGAGTAGGGACATCTATGGCTTTAAACGGATTTTGAGGCTTGTCCCAAAAAAAGCCACGATACCAATTCAACGCCGTAGTTAATCTATTTTCTTCTATAAATTCAGCCTCAAATATCTCAATTTGCTGTTCAGTCATGCCTGTTGACTTAAGAAATTTCCGGCCCAATTTAGGTATCTTTTTAAATAAAAGTTCGGGCAGAATTGGTAGCTGAAAAATTGCAAAATAATAAGATTTAAAAAGTTGTCTGCTGCTTAAACAAGCTTTTAAAAAAGCAGCTTGGTGAGGCACAGAAACTAAAGTCAGATGCTGAATATATTGTGGATACTTCATCGCAACGCCCGAAGCGATTGCCGAGCCCCAGTCGTGCCCAATTAAATAAACTGGCTGACCAAGCTGCTCAATTAAACTTGTCACATCCTCTATAAGTTCACTCAGTGAATATTGAAATCGGCTTTGAGGCCTAGCATTTAAACTATAACCACGTTGATGAATCGCAAGCGTTCTAAATT
This genomic stretch from Acinetobacter oleivorans DR1 harbors:
- the erpA gene encoding iron-sulfur cluster insertion protein ErpA; its protein translation is MNAQALVLTDNAANKVRQLRDSEGNDDLMLRVYVTGGGCSGFSYGFNFAESVNEDDAEFVNGDVKMLVDSLSYQYLIGSVVDYVEGLEGSRFIIQNPNATTTCGCGSSFSI
- a CDS encoding alpha/beta fold hydrolase yields the protein MDLTKRISQYTRGAWTFDVIDSGPIDSPLVVLLHGFPETAHSWEQTSELLHQHQFRTLAIHQRGYSLNARPQSRFQYSLSELIEDVTSLIEQLGQPVYLIGHDWGSAIASGVAMKYPQYIQHLTLVSVPHQAAFLKACLSSRQLFKSYYFAIFQLPILPELLFKKIPKLGRKFLKSTGMTEQQIEIFEAEFIEENRLTTALNWYRGFFWDKPQNPFKAIDVPTLFIWGKHDIAVTEKSAELNSHYFKNSYEAVFMDASHWIPYQNAPELVQYFLESVRKK